A single Camarhynchus parvulus chromosome 5, STF_HiC, whole genome shotgun sequence DNA region contains:
- the C5H11orf58 gene encoding small acidic protein, translated as MSSARESQSHHGLKRAASPDGSSSWEAADLGNEERKQKFLRLMGAAKKEHTGRLVIGDHRSTSHFRTGEEDKKMNEELESQYQQSMDSTMSGRNRRHCGLGFSEFQEDEQEEEAAGHSSDESSDDSDSGSDSEQEESAEELQATEKHEEAEVPENKKESKSNYKMMFVKASGS; from the exons atgaGCTCCGCCAGGGAGTCCCAGAGCCACCACGGCCTCAAGCGAGCGGCCTCCCCCGAT ggctccagcagctgggaggcgGCGGACCTGGGCAACGAGGAGCGGAAGCAGAAATTCCTGCGGCTGATGGGCGCCGCGAAG aaagaaCATACTGGCCGCCTTGTTATCGGAGACCACAGATCAACCTCTCACTTCAGGACAG GGGAAGAAGACAAGAAAATGAACGAGGAGTTGGAGTCTCAGTACCAGCAGAGCATGGACAGCACCATGTCGGGGCGGAACCGGCGCCACTGCGGGCTCGGCTTCAGCGAG TTTCAGGAAGATGAACAAGAAGAGGAGGCAGCTGGACACTCCTCTGATGAGAGTTCAGATGATTCTGACAGTGGTTCTGATTCAGAGCAAGAGGAGTCTGCAGAAGAGCTACAAGCTACCGAAAAACATGAGGAAGCTGAGgttccagaaaacaaaaaagaatcaaaaagcAACTATAAAATGATGTTTGTGAAAGCCAGTGGTTCATAA